From the Argentina anserina chromosome 3, drPotAnse1.1, whole genome shotgun sequence genome, the window TGCCATGTTTTTATACCCAAGTTCGATGCTAAATCTGCCCTCGAGGCCATCGAACAACACAATGTGACTTCTCTAATCACTGTGCCTGCCATGATGGCCGATTTAGTTTCCAAATTCAGGTAAATGAAATCAGTGTTCATGAGTAGCATTTGAAATCActgttgaaaatttgaaatagagtGATTTTACTTTACTCAGAGGAAAGGATACATCTACATGCATAGAGAATGTCAAGAAGATACTAAATGGAGGTGGAGGTTTGTCAATTGAGCTCACCAAGGCTGCCACCAAATTGTTCCCAAAAGCTAAGCTTCTCTCAGCTTATGGTGAGTCCCTCATCTGTAGTCTTTTGATCGGCAAGAATCTCAACCAGTGTTACATGCTCTTATGGTTTGTTAGGGATGACAGAAACGTGCTCTTCACTGACCTTCATGACCCTGTATGACCCGAAAATGAATCACAGAATATCACACCCAGTTGATCAAACAAGGGGCATTTGTGTTGGCAAGCCTGCTCCCCATGTAGAGTTGAAGATCTGCGCCGATGGGACTTCTTATGTGGGGAGGATTTTAACTAGAGGATCACATGTGATGCTTAGATACTGGAATGGAAGTGCAGCAAATGCAGCTGCAGCTGCAGATGGAGTTTGGCTCGACACAGGCGACATCGGATCAATTGATGACTATGGTAATGTCTGGCTTATAGGACGAGCAAATGGTCGAATCAAGAGCGGAGGGGAGAACATTTACCCTGAAGAGGTGATGATCACAAATTGACTGCACAAATTGCCATGCTCAGAAACtagaaaaatcatcaaatgCAACCCTTGTATATTATGTTCAGTTTGGAAGATTTCATGTTCATTCTTTACCAAATTCTGATGCAGTAAATTTATGTTCATGAAACAGGTAGAGAGAACCCTATTACTGCATCCAGGAGTTACCGGCGTTGTTGCTGTGGGAATTCCAGACGCTCGTCTAACGGAAATGGTCGTCGCTTGTGTTCAAATAAGAGAAAACTGGCAATGGATGGATACAAGTACCAAAGACTCAGTTGCAGAGCATATGCTTCGGATTTCAAGTGAGATTCTTTCAAGATACtgtaaagaaaagaatttgACAGGGTAACGGTCTCCTGAAATTTTTGATTCTTTGCTATTCAGATTCCTGGAGTCCATGTACTAGTATGGTGGTTTACACATCTTTTTCAATCTCTTGCAGGTTTAAAATACCAAGAAAGTTCATCCTATGGAAGAAGCCATTTCCGGTCACAACAACAGGAAAAATAAGAAGAGACCGAGTCCGGGGAGAAGCTATGTCGCATCTGCAATATTTAATTAGTCACTTATGATCCTATTTCGACTCTAATTGTTAAATGAAAGTGATAAAAACACTAGTTTCGGTCTTTCATGATGTTTGGAATCATGACCTCACTCAAAAGTCGGACTTTTTTGTGTAACTAAAATGAAATTAGAAATTACGGGGAATTAAGCTGCTAAGATTAAACCTACGAAATGGACATGTAATGCCatctaaaaactaaaaaggCAAAATATCTATTGAACTAGCAGCCTGGCACATGTACAAATTCCTAAATGATATTTTACATGAATGAGGGTTTTACCTCAGCTCCTAGACAAAAAGGATTCCGGAAATCCTATTATATGTCACCAAAACCAAGCTCACCAGATACACTGCCTGTACAAGTAGCAATCATTTGCATCTCTTAAGGTTTGGCATTCACATACAGTGATTATATTTCTCATCAGATTCCGGCTATTCcctgtaaaataaaaaatcccAGAGCGATTAAGATCAAGAAAATCAAGGAATGGCATGGTTAGAAAAGAGGAGGAAACATTACCAAGGCGAACGTCAGGTCAAACAGATCTACTTTCGGCACATAATTCCCTTTTTACCAGCTTCAAGATCTCAATTATCTGCAAACGCATGAGAAAAGGCTAGATCAATACAGAGCTTTTGTCTGTACTAGTATACACACATTTGGGACTTTAACAAAGCGGACTAGTTTGTTATAGATTGGTCTAGATTGATCTACATTTAGTTAAAGTTAATCACCATTATTTAGTCTGCATGGGatcaatatatcatatatatgtagtgaATAAAGGTGATTTTTAGTCTCAAAGTCTGTTATCAGGCACAAACATTTACCTTATGTCATATGTTTTGATCTGTGCCTACTGAAGCAGCTGATGATATACTAATTACTTAACTAGTAGTTTTAAGAGTTTTTCTTTATCAAGCAAGTTTACGTGGTTTCCGTTGTTTTTTACCATTTTTCTATGGATATCAATTACATCCAATAGTATCCCCACTATCACTTACATATTCATCCTTGCACTAAATCCCCTATACTTCTAAAGCATATAACACATGGAGCTTATATGATTCCAGGAAATGGAAGAAAGCGTCTTACTCCAGGATAATGCTTCAATATTGGTGAATAATGATCAAGGGCAATGTATATTTTCTCAACAAGATTCAACAGAGTGTCCACTTCATCCCCCAAAAGATCAACCTGAAATCCAATGATATGTACATTACATAAACACttacaaaaataatataaCATGGCATATATTTCATAGCATAAATAAGTGAATTACAGGACCTTCACATATAAGAGGCAAGCATGCAGATAATAGGTGGTTAGGTATACAGAATTCAGTCTTCTTAATCTACTTTCATCCATCAGACAGAATGATGCCAGCAAGGAGGAGATGTAAAGTTCTTCAATTGGTCAACATGGATACTATCTATTTTCTAACACTGGACAGtgtatacatatatgttgGTGTCCCCACATAATCACATATATCACTAAGAAGTTCCTAAATGCTTATGacaagtaaataaaaatagcCCAAGCATAGTACATGTTCAAAGATAACTTGTAACTCGTTCAAAATATAGCTCAAGACTGGTAAAGAAGGCTAAGTATGTGTTTATGTAAACTTTGTATAATATACCAATAAGTTACTCGATGGAACCTAAGAGAAGTATCCAAAAGTTGGCCAAGTGATAATAAAGGTTCAAACTCGACCGCATTGAACTGAAATTAGGGCCTTACAATGAAAGGAAGGCACAGAGTGGCGAATGAGGAAAGGTAGCATCCAATTATATATCATACAATGCATCTCAATTATATGCAATCAATTCAGTTCCAAGAATTACATAGTATGGAATACGTGACAACTGACAAGAGATACagttaatatttatacgtgcaTGTTTTCTGTCTACTTTACATACCTCAGATTCTGCTTTCTCGAGGTCagaacattttttttcaaatctcTGCTTATACAGAAATCCTCGTCTTACTATTACATCAGCTTTTTGTTCAAGCAACTGTGATTGAGAAGTCAAACTTCTCAACCTGAAAAGATGtccatgcaaaaaaaaaaacaaaattagaacttaaaAGATAAGCTCTAAAAGACAAGCAGAATTTCTCCAAGTCAAATTCAAATTGAGAGAAGACACAGTAGGAGAAAGAGCCTAAACTGCGGGTACACTCAATTTAAAACTTCTCCAATGAACAGATTGAAATATCATACCTTATTATACTAAAGCCTATCAAAAGAGGCTATCCATAATTAATCTACCCGAGCAAATGAAAAAGTTGTCTTAACTTTTTGGATTGCATCCATAAAACATTATCTGATTGAACAAATTGGCCTGCTACATGACAGTTCAATCCACTTACCAAACTCTTTCCAGGTACACAAAAAATATCAAAGCATAATTTGAGATACATGTATGGACATGTGGCTTCGGGTGTACAGAAATTTCAAAAAACATGAAAGAAAACAACGATAAggcttttaaaaaaaacaatttacaGCACAAAAGACACAGACAAGAAAGCATTGAAAGATGGCAAAAAAAGCTGTGCAACATACCTCGAACATTTCCCTGATATATCTTGTGTCACTCTACATTCAAAATCAGTAAACGATTTCAATAAGTCACTGACATGGACAGCTAATGATTCAAATTGCTTCATGAATTCCTTCTCTTTTGCTTCGAACAAAGATACAGCAATCTGCTTTTCTTGGTTGACATCAAGAAGGATCCTTCTATCTTCCTCAACTTGCCTCAACTCTTTCACTGCTACTTCGAGCTTTTGTTCTAACTTGGATATGTCTGTCTTCTGTCTATCATTTTGCCCCAACGCCTCAACCAAATCACGCTTTGCAGCTTTTGAAACTTCAACGCTTTCTGAAATCAATTTCTGATGTTGACATGTCTCAACCCTTAAATTTTCAACCTCTTGAGCAGCTAATTCATACCGTTCCCTTTCATATGCCAATGCAGCCGCTGTATCTCGTGCCAACTGCTCCTTTTCTTCTACCATACAAAGTACTTCTTGCTGTAATCTCTCCTTGTTTGCAACCTCTGCTATTAATTGTTTTTCCTTATCTTGTTTTTCAATCTCGTGCAAAACCCTAAGTTTATATTCGTTGATATACTTGAAGTTCAGATCATTGAGTTTCTCCTCAGCCTCCTTCAAAGCATCTCTGAATATAACGTCACACAATTCTTGCATGATGATGGACTCCATATTCAAATCTTCCAATTCACATGTGGTAGAAGGTTTAGCATCATGAATAGCTTCTTCTAAAATGCTTTTGTAAATTTCATGCACGATACTATTCTCCACCCATGACTCTTCAGCAGCACATTTGATCTCATCAACTACTTCCTTGACAATACTGGCAAATAAGTCTTCACCAATCAAAGCTTCAATGTGCGCATCTTCCATACCTGCTTTAAGATTTTCAACAGTTTTAAACAAATTTGCTTCAGCCACAGTGTGTTTTGACAGGTTCTCTGCAGCTTCAGAAAGCTGTAGTGAAAGGCACTTAATTTCCCTCTTCTTATCCTCGAGCAAATGTCTGAGTTGGTGGTTTTCTGAGAAGAGGGAATCCACTTTATCTTTCAAGCTGCTGATACTTTCTTCACAGCCGCCAAATGTTTGAGGAAACAATGAAGTGACTTCCTCCTTCTCTGCAAGAATTTCATCCACTTTAGAAAGCACCTCAGAGATTCTATTTCTCAACATATCAAACTCCTTATTCTTCTTCACTGTTAGAGAGGGTCCCCTTTCTTTCAACAATTCTCTCATGTGGCTGAAATGCTGCTCGGTCatattttgtatttttaaCTCATGATTTCTCTTCAATTTAGTGATCTCATTCGTACAATGACTTATCAACTCTTCTTTACTCATATGCTTAAGCAAACCAGGATCCAGATGTTCTTCCATATTTATTTCCAATTCTTCATGTATACCATTTTCTTCCCAATGAGATGAAAATGATGATGCTGCTGTTGTTATTGTTGATGGTaatgatgttgatgatataAGATTGTTCAATATCCTGCGATGTGTACTGGCGCCCTTTAGACCATTGCTACTTTCTTCTTTACCTTCCAAGGATCCATGAGAAGATTGCTGCCCATTGTCAGAAACAGATAGTGATCTAGCAATAGCATCTAGCTCGTCACGTATACCTGATATCCTTTTCATCCTTCCATCACAGTCCACATTTTTTGCACCATAAGTCCACATCTTTCCCTCAACGCTCCAAATACAATTCCTAATCACAAGCGCTTCAATGTCTGcttcaatttttgttcttaAGTCCTGCTCCAGCTGCCACTCATATACTGATGACTTTGACAAGCAGACCATTTCTTCCACCTGTTGATAGACACTTTCTACAGTAGTCTTTAGACTATCCAAGGTTCTATCCACATCCCACCTGTCAGCTACCTTATCCTGCAGCACGTCACCCAAACCAAAACTGGAACTAATCCTCTTAATTAAATTACGCCCTCTTATGCTatcaatttcttttttgagCTTCTTGAATTCTTCATTAGTAGTCCCTCTTAAGTGGACCAAAGTTTCTGCTATTATATCATGCCCAGAAACAGCTTCAAGGGAACAAGGCTGCAGTGTTCTATCTCCACTACCAATATAATTAAGTCTACGTTGGGTACCTGTTGACTCTTGCAGCATTACTGAAGATCCCAAAAATTGGTTCTCATCAACACCCACATgataaatatgtagcatttgCTTCAATTGAATCACCTCTTGGTCTTTCTGAGCAATCTCCTCAGCTGCCTCTTCTTTCACTGCTTTCACCATACCCTTGACGACCGAGTCACTCACCATCCTCGATATGGTTAACCGGTCATTAACATCTTGCATATAAGAATCCAAATCCTCAAGAATGTCAACATCCAGAGTATCACTTTCTTCCACACCATTGCTAAGCTGTACCGACCCACCATTGCCACAGTCAACACCATTAGGCACGACCTCCAAACTCTCCATTGCCATCCCACCATTGCACAATCTAACACCATTCTCCATGGCTTCCAAACTCTCCATAGCCTCTAATCTTCTTCACATATATCGAACAAACATCACCAATACCCAAATTGcaaaaaaacaatcaaaactGCAAACAttcagaaaaaataaaaataacaatatCATAAGCATAACCACAGAAATTCATAAATCACATTAAACAACATAGCCACAATAAGTCTAACCCTTTCAACTCAAAAATGTGAACTCAATAACTCCTAATTCATACACaatactaaaaaaaaaattatcctATTAAATTTCCTCACCAATTAAACACAGCACCAACATTAATTGAAGCTTTAAACACCAAATTAAGCTATAAATTACATCTCTTTACTACTTTCTCTAACAGCCCAACTTGAGCTTCCACTAACCCAATTCCAATTTCCATGCAACATTAAAAAAAGCAAACTTTAATTCTAAACAGCCCAAAATgccaaaacccagaaagccACTTACTTGCAGCAGTGAAGGAGCTGAATCAACTGATGCAGCTACCCTCGGACAAAATCAACGGTCAGGGCTTGTTTTCAATCACAAAACGACCGTTGGATTTGGGAAAAGGTGGTTCCTTTGCAGAGGAAGGTGTTGTGATTTTTCTGGGGATGTCTGGTAAATTAGGGTTTATGGAggaagaactgaagaaattTCGGAGCTATTGGGATTTTGTGAGCGGGAGAGGGAGGATTGAAAGCACTTGGCCCCCAAATGTTGTTAGAAATTACGGAAAATGCCACTGCTCTGACCCAGCCTTGAAATTGCTGCGTTGattttggcaagtcttgtccCGTGACGTCAGCGTATAAAATATTTGTTTGTATTAGTATTCACCTCTTTATCTCTATTATTATCCGAAACAAAAAATGGTACATTTGTCATTCTCTATGTAC encodes:
- the LOC126787617 gene encoding 2-succinylbenzoate--CoA ligase, chloroplastic/peroxisomal isoform X2, translated to MGIYSEAHICHCLSLLSTLRRNSVVTIAGNRRKTGKEFVDGVTGLAQGLLQLGLQSGDVVSIAAFNSELYLEWLLAIAYVGCIAAPLNYRWSCEEAVMAMKVVRPVMLVFDDSCASWYSKLQWIDIPSLRWHVLLDSPAEFVSTSYDNVLTIETIRKQSGRDASLDYCWAPEGAVIICFTSGTSGRPKGVAISHSAFIVQSLAKIAVVGYGEEDVYLHTAPLCHIGGLSSALAMLMVGACHVFIPKFDAKSALEAIEQHNVTSLITVPAMMADLVSKFRGKDTSTCIENVKKILNGGGGLSIELTKAATKLFPKAKLLSAYETCSSLTFMTLYDPKMNHRISHPVDQTRGICVGKPAPHVELKICADGTSYVGRILTRGSHVMLRYWNGSAANAAAAADGVWLDTGDIGSIDDYGNVWLIGRANGRIKSGGENIYPEEVERTLLLHPGVTGVVAVGIPDARLTEMVVACVQIRENWQWMDTSTKDSVAEHMLRISSEILSRYCKEKNLTGFKIPRKFILWKKPFPVTTTGKIRRDRVRGEAMSHLQYLISHL
- the LOC126787617 gene encoding 2-succinylbenzoate--CoA ligase, chloroplastic/peroxisomal isoform X1; protein product: MGIYSEAHICHCLSLLSTLRRNSVVTIAGNRRKTGKEFVDGVTGLAQGLLQLGLQSGDVVSIAAFNSELYLEWLLAIAYVGCIAAPLNYRWSCEEAVMAMKVVRPVMLVFDDSCASWYSKLQWIDIPSLRWHVLLDSPAEFVSTSYDNVLTIETIRKQSGRDASLDYCWAPEGAVIICFTSGTSGRPKGVAISHSAFIVQSLAKIAVVGYGEEDVYLHTAPLCHIGGLSSALAMLMVGACHVFIPKFDAKSALEAIEQHNVTSLITVPAMMADLVSKFRGKDTSTCIENVKKILNGGGGLSIELTKAATKLFPKAKLLSAYGMTETCSSLTFMTLYDPKMNHRISHPVDQTRGICVGKPAPHVELKICADGTSYVGRILTRGSHVMLRYWNGSAANAAAAADGVWLDTGDIGSIDDYGNVWLIGRANGRIKSGGENIYPEEVERTLLLHPGVTGVVAVGIPDARLTEMVVACVQIRENWQWMDTSTKDSVAEHMLRISSEILSRYCKEKNLTGFKIPRKFILWKKPFPVTTTGKIRRDRVRGEAMSHLQYLISHL
- the LOC126787617 gene encoding 2-succinylbenzoate--CoA ligase, chloroplastic/peroxisomal isoform X3 yields the protein MVMAMKVVRPVMLVFDDSCASWYSKLQWIDIPSLRWHVLLDSPAEFVSTSYDNVLTIETIRKQSGRDASLDYCWAPEGAVIICFTSGTSGRPKGVAISHSAFIVQSLAKIAVVGYGEEDVYLHTAPLCHIGGLSSALAMLMVGACHVFIPKFDAKSALEAIEQHNVTSLITVPAMMADLVSKFRGKDTSTCIENVKKILNGGGGLSIELTKAATKLFPKAKLLSAYGMTETCSSLTFMTLYDPKMNHRISHPVDQTRGICVGKPAPHVELKICADGTSYVGRILTRGSHVMLRYWNGSAANAAAAADGVWLDTGDIGSIDDYGNVWLIGRANGRIKSGGENIYPEEVERTLLLHPGVTGVVAVGIPDARLTEMVVACVQIRENWQWMDTSTKDSVAEHMLRISSEILSRYCKEKNLTGFKIPRKFILWKKPFPVTTTGKIRRDRVRGEAMSHLQYLISHL
- the LOC126787616 gene encoding WPP domain-associated protein translates to MESLEAMENGVRLCNGGMAMESLEVVPNGVDCGNGGSVQLSNGVEESDTLDVDILEDLDSYMQDVNDRLTISRMVSDSVVKGMVKAVKEEAAEEIAQKDQEVIQLKQMLHIYHVGVDENQFLGSSVMLQESTGTQRRLNYIGSGDRTLQPCSLEAVSGHDIIAETLVHLRGTTNEEFKKLKKEIDSIRGRNLIKRISSSFGLGDVLQDKVADRWDVDRTLDSLKTTVESVYQQVEEMVCLSKSSVYEWQLEQDLRTKIEADIEALVIRNCIWSVEGKMWTYGAKNVDCDGRMKRISGIRDELDAIARSLSVSDNGQQSSHGSLEGKEESSNGLKGASTHRRILNNLISSTSLPSTITTAASSFSSHWEENGIHEELEINMEEHLDPGLLKHMSKEELISHCTNEITKLKRNHELKIQNMTEQHFSHMRELLKERGPSLTVKKNKEFDMLRNRISEVLSKVDEILAEKEEVTSLFPQTFGGCEESISSLKDKVDSLFSENHQLRHLLEDKKREIKCLSLQLSEAAENLSKHTVAEANLFKTVENLKAGMEDAHIEALIGEDLFASIVKEVVDEIKCAAEESWVENSIVHEIYKSILEEAIHDAKPSTTCELEDLNMESIIMQELCDVIFRDALKEAEEKLNDLNFKYINEYKLRVLHEIEKQDKEKQLIAEVANKERLQQEVLCMVEEKEQLARDTAAALAYERERYELAAQEVENLRVETCQHQKLISESVEVSKAAKRDLVEALGQNDRQKTDISKLEQKLEVAVKELRQVEEDRRILLDVNQEKQIAVSLFEAKEKEFMKQFESLAVHVSDLLKSFTDFECRVTQDISGKCSRLRSLTSQSQLLEQKADVIVRRGFLYKQRFEKKCSDLEKAESEVDLLGDEVDTLLNLVEKIYIALDHYSPILKHYPGIIEILKLVKRELCAESRSV